One Synechococcus sp. PROS-9-1 DNA window includes the following coding sequences:
- a CDS encoding DUF3887 domain-containing protein, with protein MKLSSCLLVCALAAPMLQAFPVPEARGEQLLAQGALAPRTPLSASEASEAADSLLTALQTRNAQALFDRLSTPLQNATTVEAVKGRLNHAHRIQSTRVVAIYPGMDDTTVDVIAQTDQGSKELLLVLDDEGKLVAWKWLGETLPIETTALKFVRDLNAQRWIAARYYLSLDFQKEISPEDLERKWSKLSRVLGGVKRIKNAVISSRGAEQQLVLVTIEFGTVTDNLFVIFDAQGRIINVDFSEDLV; from the coding sequence ATGAAGCTCTCTTCCTGCCTTCTGGTCTGCGCTCTCGCGGCACCGATGCTGCAGGCGTTCCCTGTGCCAGAGGCACGAGGAGAACAGCTTTTGGCCCAGGGAGCGCTGGCCCCACGTACTCCTCTGAGTGCCAGTGAAGCCAGTGAAGCAGCAGATTCATTGTTGACGGCCCTACAAACCCGTAACGCCCAGGCTTTATTTGATCGCCTATCCACCCCACTGCAAAACGCAACCACCGTTGAAGCCGTGAAGGGGCGCTTAAACCATGCGCATCGCATCCAATCCACGCGTGTTGTGGCGATTTATCCAGGAATGGATGACACCACCGTGGATGTGATTGCCCAAACCGACCAGGGAAGCAAGGAGCTGCTTCTCGTTCTTGACGATGAAGGCAAGCTAGTGGCCTGGAAGTGGCTGGGTGAAACGCTGCCGATCGAGACAACGGCTCTCAAATTTGTTCGCGATCTCAACGCACAACGCTGGATTGCAGCTCGCTACTACCTTTCACTTGATTTTCAAAAAGAGATTTCTCCAGAAGATCTAGAGCGCAAGTGGAGCAAATTGAGCCGCGTCCTAGGTGGTGTAAAGCGGATCAAAAACGCTGTGATTTCCAGCAGAGGAGCCGAACAACAACTCGTTCTGGTCACCATTGAATTTGGAACCGTGACCGACAACTTGTTTGTCATTTTCGATGCTCAAGGCCGGATCATCAACGTGGACTTCTCAGAGGATCTGGTCTGA
- a CDS encoding Ycf51 family protein: MPLPELLEVSSKWLAWSGLGLSVLTVVAFVTRWGLRFRLVGVSSFTFLLAVSCWAFSISYSPPVRVEGARQVPIVFDNGTDLVVAQASNDFEQEAITPTLNQIAENLRPGGRSREVRVRLRQLQAVSEGTSKPVVLGETKRDFSQG; the protein is encoded by the coding sequence ATGCCGCTGCCTGAATTATTGGAGGTATCCAGCAAATGGCTGGCCTGGAGTGGTCTGGGCCTCTCTGTTCTAACGGTGGTTGCGTTCGTTACCCGTTGGGGACTGCGTTTTCGCCTTGTTGGCGTCAGTAGCTTTACGTTCTTATTAGCGGTGAGTTGCTGGGCTTTTTCAATTAGTTATTCGCCCCCAGTGCGCGTGGAAGGAGCTCGACAAGTGCCAATTGTGTTTGATAACGGCACCGATCTTGTGGTGGCACAGGCTTCCAATGATTTTGAACAAGAAGCGATTACACCCACCCTGAACCAGATCGCTGAGAACCTCCGCCCCGGAGGCCGCAGCAGGGAAGTGCGTGTTCGACTTCGGCAGCTTCAGGCCGTGAGCGAAGGAACCTCAAAACCCGTGGTGCTCGGAGAAACCAAACGAGACTTCAGTCAGGGATGA
- a CDS encoding CocE/NonD family hydrolase, with amino-acid sequence MSADQRFADATLITPDGVSLVSRIWTPQGAGPWPTLLMRQPYGRAIASTVTLPHPLWWTDQGFAIVVQDVRGQGSSDGTFQGFGQEAVDTAATLTWLRERPECNGRIGLFGLSYQGLTQLLAPPDCPAPDCLAPAMCGLDEREHWSCEGGAHWWHLGLGWGLQLAALQAKRRNDPVVWDEIHSALVDGRYLHEGERLLERHDPEGMALRWLKQPADQAEGWTLHRPPEAWLRKPMLLIGGWWDPHLRGLLDLLNTARSRGGNPELHIGPATHLQWWPETNQLLLDFFNQNLKSSPTHSQDQTAEIRLWDQGDATWSRQSGNECPSACWHLGSKGLACLDLSDGTLLDTAMSGSGTCVIVHDPWRPAPAVGGHLSPTAGPCDRRVVDQRSDVAVFSSTPLQTALQLCGRPLLKLKVSADQPAFDLCAALSRLPADGEEVQQLSTGVLRVRRAIDSEFGNITLELQPLLVSFQPGDRLRLSLAGASWPAIGVNPGDGEQCFGPANSDCRVITLCLHLDEATLQMAPLLVPQAG; translated from the coding sequence ATGTCCGCTGATCAGAGGTTCGCTGACGCGACATTGATCACCCCTGATGGCGTGTCTTTGGTGTCGCGCATCTGGACCCCACAGGGGGCTGGTCCATGGCCCACCCTGCTAATGAGACAGCCCTACGGACGGGCGATTGCTTCCACCGTGACCCTCCCCCACCCGCTCTGGTGGACCGACCAAGGATTTGCAATCGTCGTCCAAGATGTTCGCGGACAGGGGAGTTCGGATGGGACGTTTCAAGGGTTCGGCCAAGAAGCTGTCGATACCGCCGCGACCCTGACTTGGCTGCGCGAGCGGCCCGAATGCAATGGCCGCATTGGCCTTTTTGGATTGTCCTATCAAGGGCTAACTCAGCTGCTTGCACCACCGGACTGCCCAGCTCCAGATTGCCTCGCACCAGCCATGTGCGGCTTGGATGAACGGGAGCATTGGAGTTGCGAAGGAGGCGCTCACTGGTGGCACCTCGGCCTTGGCTGGGGCTTGCAGCTTGCAGCCCTGCAAGCCAAGCGCCGCAACGATCCAGTCGTCTGGGACGAGATCCACAGCGCTTTGGTCGATGGTCGCTATCTCCACGAAGGAGAAAGGCTCTTGGAGCGACATGACCCCGAGGGAATGGCCTTGCGCTGGTTGAAACAACCTGCAGATCAGGCCGAAGGCTGGACTCTCCATCGCCCACCAGAAGCCTGGCTCCGCAAACCCATGCTGCTGATCGGCGGCTGGTGGGATCCCCATTTGCGAGGTCTCCTCGACCTTCTCAATACGGCCCGATCCAGGGGCGGCAATCCAGAACTTCACATCGGCCCAGCCACCCATCTGCAGTGGTGGCCAGAAACCAACCAACTTCTGCTGGATTTTTTCAATCAAAATCTCAAAAGTTCCCCGACCCACAGCCAAGACCAGACAGCAGAGATCAGGCTTTGGGATCAAGGCGATGCCACCTGGTCTCGTCAAAGTGGAAACGAGTGCCCCAGCGCCTGTTGGCATCTGGGCAGCAAAGGGTTGGCTTGCCTTGATCTCAGCGATGGGACATTGCTCGATACAGCGATGTCTGGATCTGGAACCTGCGTCATCGTTCATGACCCATGGCGACCCGCACCGGCCGTTGGCGGGCATTTGAGTCCTACGGCTGGGCCGTGCGACCGGAGGGTGGTTGATCAACGCTCGGACGTAGCCGTCTTTAGCTCCACGCCGCTCCAAACAGCTCTCCAGCTATGCGGTCGCCCGCTCTTGAAATTAAAGGTGTCTGCAGATCAGCCAGCCTTTGATCTTTGCGCTGCACTTTCAAGACTCCCCGCTGATGGAGAGGAGGTGCAGCAGCTCTCAACAGGTGTGTTGCGAGTGAGACGGGCCATTGACTCCGAATTCGGCAACATCACACTGGAACTGCAGCCGTTGCTCGTGAGCTTCCAACCTGGAGATCGACTTCGGCTCTCGCTTGCGGGGGCCTCATGGCCGGCCATTGGTGTCAATCCAGGAGATGGGGAGCAATGCTTTGGCCCAGCCAACAGCGATTGCCGCGTCATCACCCTTTGCTTACACCTGGATGAGGCGACACTGCAAATGGCGCCACTGCTCGTTCCCCAAGCCGGATGA
- a CDS encoding triacylglycerol lipase: MQPEAATRPLVLVHGLLDTPRLFSRLERRLEGQHRSVFSPHLPHRFGAIPLRKLAQQLDGLIQERWGPKTPIDLLGFSMGGVIARTWLQELGGAKRTHRFISVGSPHQGTFTAQCLPGWLFAGLADMKRGSPLLCSLNRDYAELQAVECLSFFCYWDLMVCPGWQAVLPIGKSTAVPVWTHQQLMSHPKSLDLLIESLLVD, translated from the coding sequence ATGCAACCTGAAGCTGCCACCCGACCCCTTGTTTTGGTGCACGGCCTTCTCGATACGCCCCGGTTGTTCTCTCGCCTGGAGCGTCGTCTTGAAGGACAACATCGTTCAGTCTTTTCTCCTCATTTGCCTCATCGATTCGGTGCGATTCCGTTACGCAAGCTCGCTCAGCAGCTGGATGGCCTGATTCAAGAACGTTGGGGACCGAAGACGCCGATTGACCTTCTTGGCTTTTCAATGGGTGGGGTGATTGCTCGGACTTGGCTGCAAGAGTTGGGAGGCGCCAAGCGAACGCATCGGTTCATTAGTGTTGGCAGCCCTCACCAGGGAACGTTCACAGCACAGTGCCTTCCTGGCTGGTTGTTTGCCGGTTTGGCAGACATGAAGCGCGGTAGTCCCCTGCTGTGCTCCTTGAATCGCGATTACGCCGAGTTGCAGGCTGTGGAGTGCCTGAGCTTCTTCTGCTATTGGGATCTCATGGTGTGCCCTGGGTGGCAAGCCGTGCTTCCAATCGGGAAGAGCACAGCTGTGCCCGTCTGGACGCATCAGCAATTGATGTCACATCCCAAATCGCTCGATCTGTTGATCGAATCACTGCTTGTTGATTGA
- a CDS encoding ROK family protein: MYPSEVIGVDLGGTAIKLGRFSADGFLLQKQQIQTPQPATPGAVCIALVEAIEALDPDHRALLVGIGLPGPMDVRARVARVCINLPGWEEVPLADWLEPRLQRRVTLANDGNCALVGEAWKGAAQGYSDVVMLTLGTGVGGGVMLSGRLFTGHNGAAAEPGLIGLDPNGPSCNSGNGGSLEQFANISALRRLWDGDPAELAALAGNGDADAQAVWSCYGTTLGVGISSLVYMFTPEMVLLGGGISGAASHFLPSLRKEIQQRVQAVSREGLRIEACALGNGAGRLGAARLAIERLT; the protein is encoded by the coding sequence ATGTATCCCTCGGAAGTGATCGGAGTTGATTTGGGTGGAACGGCGATCAAGCTGGGTCGTTTCTCAGCAGACGGCTTTCTTCTTCAGAAGCAGCAGATACAAACCCCTCAGCCAGCAACACCAGGTGCTGTTTGTATCGCCTTGGTCGAAGCGATTGAAGCTTTGGATCCCGATCACCGCGCCTTGCTCGTTGGGATCGGTTTGCCCGGTCCGATGGATGTGAGGGCGCGTGTGGCAAGAGTTTGTATCAACTTGCCTGGTTGGGAGGAGGTGCCTCTTGCTGATTGGTTGGAGCCTCGTCTTCAGCGACGAGTCACCCTGGCCAATGACGGTAACTGTGCCTTGGTGGGCGAGGCGTGGAAGGGGGCGGCGCAGGGTTATTCCGATGTGGTCATGCTCACTCTTGGTACTGGTGTGGGCGGAGGCGTGATGCTTTCCGGCCGTTTATTCACGGGTCACAACGGGGCCGCGGCTGAACCGGGTCTGATTGGTCTCGATCCCAACGGACCTTCCTGCAACAGCGGTAATGGCGGCAGCCTTGAGCAATTTGCCAACATTTCGGCGCTGAGGCGACTGTGGGATGGAGATCCGGCTGAGTTGGCAGCCTTGGCTGGGAATGGCGATGCCGACGCGCAAGCTGTGTGGTCCTGTTACGGGACCACACTCGGTGTAGGGATCAGCTCTTTGGTGTACATGTTCACGCCAGAAATGGTTCTGCTTGGTGGCGGAATATCTGGAGCTGCCTCTCATTTCCTTCCTTCGCTGCGCAAGGAAATTCAGCAACGGGTCCAGGCCGTGAGTCGTGAAGGGCTGCGCATTGAAGCTTGTGCCCTAGGGAATGGAGCAGGTCGTCTTGGGGCTGCACGACTGGCCATCGAACGCTTGACGTGA
- a CDS encoding dihydroneopterin aldolase yields the protein MDLIHIHDLRLWAHVGVLDHERRDGQWFQLDITLGLDLSESATSDDLSATADYSLAVLALQMLVSELSCLTIERFSEEVFEVLERLYGPLPMHLVLQKCRPPIPGFTGTVAIERRRNWSDQQGF from the coding sequence GTGGATTTGATTCATATCCATGATCTGCGCCTCTGGGCTCATGTTGGAGTTCTGGACCATGAACGACGGGATGGCCAATGGTTTCAACTCGACATCACGTTGGGTTTAGATCTGAGTGAATCGGCGACGTCCGATGATCTCAGCGCGACCGCCGATTACAGCCTGGCAGTGCTGGCGCTTCAAATGTTGGTGAGTGAGCTGAGTTGCCTCACCATTGAGCGTTTCAGTGAGGAGGTCTTTGAGGTGTTGGAACGTCTCTATGGCCCCTTGCCAATGCATCTGGTCTTGCAAAAGTGCCGCCCTCCTATTCCTGGTTTTACAGGCACGGTTGCCATTGAGCGCCGGCGTAATTGGTCAGATCAGCAGGGTTTTTGA
- a CDS encoding translocation/assembly module TamB domain-containing protein, whose amino-acid sequence MAPRVVISGLGLTVVAAAAVWITADRLIARAVNGLRPSLEQQFSVPLGHPIEIGPYRGLGLDGIGIGPIKILPGTKDASTLRVQKLSLGIDPLSSIRHLRLVVVARLKGTNVSLSRNQQGQFWVPGPRPNGEFLHRVDLRVRLIDPAQIRVEPSDLQLSLAGATRLRLNEKWADGAFQIGLPDRGSVKVRGRAHWDRPEFLLTTRLKRIRLDRLQGLLPMAQPIQLRGQVGGDLSFEWNRGQTSCGGGLSIVGLRASGKPLQHTLASRQLRLHCDVDRLTIPRSQWRYGPYRASLGGRFDLNQRFDLSATLKELNQDNQLALSLDGDWSQPRFKLSGRWRFPEANVLDQPVAIDLQVRGDGRRPKAWKARLETLALEAPGVSVKAQGALYPLLDIKTKQLQLVGSAWKGLPLIPELLGTKASLNGELRLLGPSLSPQLQLALHQDSNPLLERWSLQADWSSDQGLLSLNRFSSPQLNADAVLPLQIGKGGLKFGALQSNVRLRAYPLSRIGSLLGTTMDGTIAAHGEVRGPLQSLQPDLQIEVHSPRAGAIRLIERWKGRLKGRPGGGGQLQMASVGALIPGSLEAQIGDNWLPESFRLQRRNGELQISGSPALYRWTAKDLSVDGFELVLPPKPRWEGVYGRLSGSGDLSLGPWSMSADLKLAQPGLLGIQLRQALITAKYKNDRYDISGELLPRDSGQITFEADGYRNAGLNANLQARGLSARWLTASALSLPQLTQALPPYQGDATDLGTLLVNTFGGSLDGQLRALRGSQLALADARRDRREKKAFHPEDLSGQVDAVVDVQGPSFNRLEVDLTARGHLWIDGEDEDLALQVKPFIAELKGPLHAGEGSFSLAHLPFSLLALVAPVPPALQGALGLSGSYRLGQGSPKLTTELVLEEARVGQEPIALDRGQVLLANESLQLDLALRAEGADEPLTLIGQVPLTPERPLDVRVESHGDGLHFLAGLSRDVVAWSQGNTDLRLLIGGSLLAPEANGFIVMNDGEFVVQNQIISKVKSSILFDFDRLEVQEFKGRIGRSGTIQASGALKLFNPAPEEVPLAITVEQARIKVPTADVAVAADLLVRGALVSPDFQGNLQLSEGAITPNRSLFRRSKTSNADSAKKGNQVDPASSFISANALLEEDWNFKAPLVSLGPNVEENPNKSFKTSLPNLPFITFDDFRVRFGPDLKVQVKSLTTLPDLANFTTAGSISLNGPLDPNIELRGVLQLLTGRIWLFTSNFNLDRKAPNVAVFTPSQGLIPYMDIAMKTRVSDSVNLGFGSNPSNTTVFDTNGTGTLGAGGELRLVKVMLQAEGPANRLSNGIRLRSSPPMSQPQLLGLIGGNSLAGLSGAGAGTALAAVLGQSLLSPVLGTFTDAFQQRLQFALYPTYVTPAVDDNSERVSGRVPPQMAVLTDFGVNITDRFDLSILAAPNRNDIPPQGSLSYQIDQNLSISGAVDSQGTWQSQLQLFFRF is encoded by the coding sequence ATGGCTCCACGAGTGGTGATCTCTGGGCTTGGCCTCACAGTTGTTGCTGCTGCTGCCGTTTGGATCACTGCTGACCGATTAATTGCACGGGCGGTGAATGGCCTGCGTCCTTCCCTTGAACAGCAATTTTCAGTACCACTTGGGCATCCGATTGAGATCGGCCCTTATCGCGGTCTTGGTCTTGATGGAATTGGGATCGGACCGATCAAAATTCTTCCTGGAACGAAGGATGCCTCAACCCTTCGTGTCCAGAAACTCAGCTTGGGGATTGATCCTCTCTCCAGTATTCGCCATTTGCGGCTGGTGGTCGTAGCCCGACTGAAAGGGACCAACGTCTCCCTAAGCCGCAATCAGCAAGGGCAGTTTTGGGTGCCAGGCCCTCGGCCAAACGGTGAGTTTCTTCATCGAGTCGACCTGCGAGTGCGGCTGATCGATCCAGCTCAAATTCGTGTTGAGCCATCCGACCTTCAACTCTCTTTGGCGGGAGCTACCCGTCTCCGTCTCAATGAGAAATGGGCTGATGGTGCTTTTCAAATTGGTCTCCCCGATCGAGGCTCGGTGAAGGTGAGAGGGAGGGCTCACTGGGATCGTCCTGAATTTCTGCTCACGACGCGTCTGAAGCGGATTCGCCTGGACCGCTTGCAAGGGTTGCTTCCGATGGCGCAGCCCATCCAACTGAGGGGCCAAGTAGGTGGTGATCTCAGTTTCGAATGGAATCGAGGTCAGACCAGCTGTGGTGGTGGACTTTCCATCGTGGGCTTGAGGGCCAGCGGTAAGCCGCTTCAGCACACGCTTGCATCGCGACAGCTGCGCCTCCACTGTGATGTGGATCGACTCACGATTCCCCGCAGTCAGTGGCGGTATGGCCCTTATAGGGCCAGTTTGGGCGGTCGCTTTGATCTGAATCAGCGCTTTGATTTAAGCGCCACCCTGAAGGAGCTGAATCAGGACAATCAGTTGGCTCTGAGCCTTGATGGTGACTGGTCTCAGCCCCGTTTCAAACTTTCAGGGCGATGGCGATTTCCCGAGGCCAACGTGCTGGATCAACCCGTTGCGATTGATCTGCAGGTGCGTGGAGATGGGCGCCGCCCGAAGGCATGGAAAGCCAGGCTCGAAACATTGGCTTTAGAGGCTCCAGGTGTATCGGTTAAGGCGCAGGGTGCCTTGTATCCGCTACTGGATATCAAGACGAAGCAGCTTCAACTGGTGGGGAGTGCCTGGAAGGGACTCCCTTTGATTCCTGAGCTGTTGGGGACCAAAGCCTCTCTCAATGGAGAGTTGCGTCTGTTAGGCCCCAGCCTGTCGCCTCAACTTCAGTTGGCGCTCCACCAGGACAGCAATCCTTTGCTTGAACGTTGGTCTCTTCAGGCCGATTGGTCCTCAGATCAGGGCTTATTGAGTCTGAATCGCTTCAGCAGCCCTCAGCTCAATGCAGATGCTGTATTGCCCCTTCAAATCGGGAAGGGTGGGCTGAAGTTTGGCGCGTTGCAATCCAATGTGCGCTTACGGGCCTATCCGCTCAGCAGGATCGGTTCTCTTCTTGGCACGACGATGGACGGCACGATTGCGGCCCATGGGGAGGTTCGTGGTCCTCTTCAGTCGTTGCAGCCTGATCTTCAGATCGAAGTCCATAGCCCTCGTGCGGGAGCTATTCGCCTTATTGAACGTTGGAAAGGCCGTTTAAAAGGACGACCTGGTGGTGGTGGTCAGCTCCAGATGGCATCCGTTGGAGCTTTGATTCCTGGCTCCTTGGAGGCTCAAATCGGGGACAATTGGTTGCCAGAAAGCTTTCGCTTACAGCGCAGGAACGGTGAGCTTCAGATCAGTGGTAGCCCTGCCCTTTACCGCTGGACAGCAAAAGACCTGAGTGTGGATGGTTTTGAGTTGGTCTTGCCTCCAAAACCGCGATGGGAAGGGGTATATGGCCGTTTAAGTGGTTCGGGTGATTTGAGCTTGGGGCCTTGGAGCATGTCGGCCGATCTGAAGCTTGCGCAACCGGGATTGCTGGGGATTCAGTTGCGCCAAGCTCTGATCACTGCCAAGTACAAAAATGATCGGTATGACATCAGCGGCGAGCTGTTGCCTCGTGATAGCGGGCAGATCACTTTTGAGGCTGATGGATATCGCAATGCTGGACTGAACGCCAACCTTCAGGCCCGTGGCTTGAGTGCGCGCTGGCTAACAGCCAGTGCGCTCAGCCTCCCACAGCTGACCCAGGCTCTGCCCCCGTATCAGGGCGATGCCACTGACCTAGGCACCTTGTTGGTCAACACCTTTGGTGGATCTCTGGATGGTCAGTTGAGGGCCCTTAGGGGATCGCAATTGGCACTAGCGGATGCCCGTCGTGATCGCAGAGAGAAAAAAGCGTTTCATCCTGAAGATCTAAGCGGTCAAGTCGACGCTGTTGTTGATGTTCAGGGGCCAAGTTTTAATCGCCTCGAGGTGGATCTCACCGCGCGAGGTCATCTTTGGATCGATGGTGAAGACGAAGATCTTGCCCTGCAGGTGAAACCGTTCATCGCTGAGCTCAAGGGGCCCCTGCATGCCGGAGAAGGCAGCTTCTCTTTGGCACATTTGCCGTTCAGCCTTCTTGCACTGGTGGCACCTGTGCCACCAGCCTTACAAGGGGCTTTGGGGCTTTCGGGCAGCTATCGCTTGGGTCAGGGGTCACCAAAACTGACGACGGAGCTGGTGCTGGAGGAGGCCCGTGTGGGTCAGGAGCCGATTGCACTCGATCGTGGTCAGGTTTTGCTTGCTAATGAGTCGTTGCAGCTTGATTTGGCTTTGCGGGCAGAGGGTGCTGATGAGCCGCTGACGTTGATTGGGCAAGTCCCCCTGACGCCCGAGCGACCCTTGGATGTCAGGGTTGAAAGTCATGGTGATGGTCTTCACTTCCTGGCTGGATTGTCAAGAGATGTGGTCGCTTGGAGTCAGGGAAATACTGATCTCAGGTTGTTAATTGGCGGCAGCCTTCTGGCCCCTGAGGCCAATGGATTCATCGTGATGAATGATGGCGAATTTGTTGTTCAGAACCAAATTATTAGCAAGGTCAAAAGTTCCATTTTGTTCGATTTCGATCGCCTTGAGGTGCAGGAATTTAAGGGGCGAATTGGTCGCTCAGGAACCATTCAGGCCAGTGGAGCACTGAAGTTGTTTAATCCTGCGCCGGAGGAGGTGCCGCTGGCGATCACTGTTGAGCAGGCTCGAATCAAGGTGCCCACCGCTGATGTAGCAGTTGCTGCTGATCTTCTCGTGAGAGGAGCACTTGTGAGTCCCGATTTCCAAGGGAATCTTCAGTTGAGTGAAGGGGCGATTACTCCGAACCGATCTCTGTTCAGAAGATCAAAAACCAGTAATGCAGATAGTGCTAAGAAGGGCAATCAGGTGGATCCTGCCAGCTCTTTCATCTCAGCTAATGCTTTGCTTGAAGAAGATTGGAATTTTAAAGCCCCACTTGTTTCGCTCGGACCCAATGTTGAGGAAAATCCAAATAAGAGTTTTAAGACATCTCTACCCAATTTGCCATTCATTACTTTTGACGACTTTCGGGTGCGGTTTGGACCTGATTTGAAAGTCCAAGTCAAATCTTTAACTACTTTGCCTGATTTAGCCAATTTCACCACAGCAGGATCAATCTCTCTTAATGGTCCTCTGGATCCAAATATTGAGCTAAGAGGTGTATTGCAGTTGCTTACAGGGCGTATTTGGCTGTTCACGAGCAACTTTAATTTGGATCGTAAAGCTCCGAATGTGGCTGTCTTCACTCCTTCGCAGGGTCTGATCCCTTATATGGATATTGCAATGAAGACCAGGGTCTCAGATAGTGTCAACCTTGGTTTTGGGAGTAATCCTTCAAACACAACCGTTTTTGATACCAATGGCACAGGCACTCTTGGCGCTGGAGGTGAATTGCGTTTGGTGAAAGTGATGCTTCAAGCCGAAGGTCCAGCTAATCGTCTCTCTAATGGCATTCGTTTAAGAAGCTCGCCTCCAATGTCGCAGCCCCAGTTGCTTGGCTTAATCGGTGGTAACTCGTTAGCCGGACTCTCTGGCGCAGGTGCAGGCACTGCTCTAGCAGCGGTGCTTGGCCAATCTCTGCTTTCACCGGTGTTGGGAACATTCACCGATGCTTTTCAACAGAGGCTTCAATTCGCTCTCTATCCCACTTATGTCACGCCTGCAGTGGATGACAATAGTGAGCGAGTTTCAGGTCGTGTTCCGCCACAAATGGCAGTTTTGACTGATTTTGGAGTGAACATTACGGACCGCTTTGATTTATCTATTCTAGCTGCACCTAATCGCAATGATATTCCTCCTCAGGGAAGCCTTAGTTACCAAATAGATCAAAATCTAAGCATTTCTGGGGCTGTTGATTCCCAAGGTACTTGGCAAAGCCAACTGCAGCTTTTCTTCCGGTTCTAA
- a CDS encoding glutamate-5-semialdehyde dehydrogenase — MTSQGVPEPSADLLLLATAVRRAAVGLGQSSNQQRQQALLSMASSLETHADRIVAANADDLAQASADGLAPALVARLKLDAGKLAGAIDGVRQLSALDDPLGARQLHRELADGLVLERVTVPLGVLGVIFEARPDAVIQIAALAIRSGNGAILKGGSEAKCTNHAVMQSLKEGLDGTSVSADALDLLTTRAESLALLRLDGLVDLIIPRGSNELVRFIQDNTRIPVLGHADGVCHFYVDEEVDCAQALRIAIDSKTQYPAACNAIETLLVHQTIAPTFLKKAVPAFKDAGVCLRGDEASRGLGVEQVATSDDWSQEYLDLVLAVRVVKDFDEALEHIRRYGSRHTEAIATLNQGTAERFLRAVDSAGVYHNCSTRFADGFRYGFGAEVGISTQTLPPRGPVGLEGLVTYRYRLRGEGHIAADFAEGREQFSHRDLPTATK, encoded by the coding sequence ATGACCAGTCAGGGTGTGCCCGAACCATCAGCAGATCTGTTGCTCCTGGCTACAGCGGTTCGGCGTGCTGCTGTTGGCTTGGGACAGAGCTCAAATCAACAGCGCCAACAGGCGCTTTTGTCGATGGCTTCCTCACTTGAGACCCATGCTGATCGCATTGTTGCCGCAAATGCAGACGATCTCGCACAGGCCTCCGCTGATGGTTTAGCCCCTGCCTTGGTTGCACGTCTCAAATTGGATGCGGGCAAGCTGGCCGGAGCCATTGATGGCGTTCGTCAATTGTCGGCACTGGATGACCCTCTGGGTGCCAGGCAGTTGCATCGCGAGCTTGCCGATGGCTTGGTCTTGGAGCGCGTCACGGTCCCTCTCGGGGTTTTAGGGGTGATTTTTGAGGCGAGGCCTGACGCTGTGATCCAAATCGCGGCACTGGCGATTCGTTCAGGCAACGGCGCAATCCTGAAGGGTGGCAGCGAGGCCAAGTGCACCAATCACGCTGTGATGCAGTCGTTAAAAGAGGGCCTCGATGGCACATCGGTGTCTGCAGATGCCTTGGATTTACTAACAACCCGAGCGGAGAGCTTGGCTCTGCTCCGGCTCGATGGTCTTGTGGACTTGATTATTCCTCGGGGTAGCAACGAGCTGGTCCGTTTCATCCAGGACAACACCCGAATTCCGGTCCTTGGCCATGCCGATGGTGTTTGCCATTTTTATGTGGATGAGGAGGTCGATTGTGCGCAGGCTTTGCGCATTGCGATCGATAGCAAGACCCAATACCCGGCGGCTTGCAATGCAATTGAGACGCTCCTGGTTCATCAGACGATTGCGCCAACCTTTCTAAAAAAGGCTGTTCCAGCCTTCAAAGATGCTGGTGTGTGCTTGCGCGGCGATGAGGCGAGTAGAGGCTTAGGGGTGGAGCAGGTCGCCACCAGTGATGATTGGAGCCAGGAATATCTAGATCTCGTGCTTGCTGTACGAGTGGTGAAGGATTTCGACGAAGCCCTCGAACATATAAGGAGGTATGGCTCACGCCATACCGAGGCCATTGCAACGCTGAATCAAGGCACTGCAGAACGGTTCTTGCGGGCAGTTGATAGCGCCGGTGTGTATCACAACTGCTCAACCCGCTTCGCTGATGGCTTTCGCTACGGCTTTGGTGCAGAGGTTGGCATTAGCACCCAGACCTTGCCGCCGCGTGGTCCTGTAGGGCTGGAAGGATTGGTGACCTATCGCTACCGATTGCGCGGTGAGGGGCATATCGCTGCTGATTTTGCTGAGGGGCGTGAACAGTTCAGCCATCGCGATCTACCCACCGCTACGAAGTAA
- a CDS encoding DUF4332 domain-containing protein — translation MTANAPLHALPQGFRDEQLDLQKAGITNWGQLRELTDQNLSRLVATGRSTARNLKRLRGIAELVCCLELAPADAALLMHSGFATVASIATSSPQEITNRTGRLERQLGSGRAPVVDLAIAKHWILLAKARQTTN, via the coding sequence ATGACCGCAAATGCCCCTCTCCATGCATTGCCGCAGGGTTTTCGCGATGAGCAGCTTGATTTGCAAAAGGCTGGTATTACCAACTGGGGGCAGTTACGCGAGCTCACAGATCAAAACCTCAGCCGTCTTGTCGCAACTGGGCGTTCCACAGCACGCAATCTCAAACGCCTCCGCGGCATCGCTGAGCTGGTGTGCTGTTTAGAACTTGCCCCAGCCGATGCGGCTTTATTGATGCACTCAGGCTTTGCAACGGTCGCATCCATCGCCACCTCCTCCCCGCAGGAGATTACGAACCGCACCGGACGCCTGGAACGCCAACTAGGAAGCGGCAGAGCTCCGGTTGTGGATCTTGCGATTGCCAAACACTGGATCCTGCTGGCGAAAGCCAGGCAAACCACGAACTGA